The following coding sequences lie in one Spinacia oleracea cultivar Varoflay chromosome 1, BTI_SOV_V1, whole genome shotgun sequence genomic window:
- the LOC110800192 gene encoding protein ACTIVITY OF BC1 COMPLEX KINASE 1, chloroplastic, with protein sequence MEFVSPNCTTNSPSYLSISPPSPLLSILPKRVNFKSKFNTKFRNPAKSLVVRAKALQLSKNGGNSALDQLDIERGICVPFRKYTPEAVRSKVLGSRGAILSLIERGVEIVWNLGFYWVTLSYDSLVGRDEEVVPYRARQLRNLLCDLGPSFIKAGQVLASRPDIIREDYMNELCILQDDVPPFPNQVAFKIIEEDLGQPLEAIFSKISSQTIAAASLGQVYRATLRATGEDVAIKVQRPNIEPIIYRDLFLFRTLASFLNGISIQKLGCNAELIVDEFGEKLLEELDYTLEAGNIEEFLENFKDDPTVKIPKVYKQYSGSRVLVMEWIDGIRCTDPQAVRDSGIDMDGFLTVGVSAALRQLLEFGLFHGDPHPGNIFAMRDGRIAYVDFGNVAVLSQQNKQILIDAVVHAVNEDYAEMANDFTRLGFLAKGTDVAPIVPALEAIWQNSLGKGVSEFNFRSVTGKFNQLVYNYPIRIPERFSLVIRSLLTQEGICLSLNPYFKFLEVAYPYVAKRLLTDPNPALRDRLIQVLFKDGVFQWKRLENLIVLAKENVSRMSKTPALQLRDSQGNEQAASKLDLTDTIKDGARLFLSDEGIRRQLVLAMTEDSKLHIQELLDVYRLVEDQVDAPTVAVEVVRDLPNMARDVLLSWSNSVLYD encoded by the exons ATGGAATTCGTATCCCCAAATTGCACAACCAATTCACCTTCATATCTCTCGATTTCACCTCCTTCACCGCTCCTATCTATTCTACCCAAAAGAGTAAATTTCAAGTCAAAATTCAATACCAAGTTTAGAAACCCAGCAAAATCATTAGTTGTTAGAGCAAAGGCATTGCAGCTTAGCAAAAATGGTGGAAATAGTGCCCTGGATCAGCTTGACATTGAACGTGGTATTTGTGTGCCATTTCGCAAGTATACGCCTGAGGCG GTGAGGAGTAAGGTGTTGGGATCCAGAGGCGCGATTCTGTCTTTGATTGAACGTGGTGTTGAGATAGTGTGGAACCTAGGCTTCTACTGGGTTACGCTATCATATGATAGTTTAGTTGGTAGAGATGAAGAAGTTGTGCCATATCGAGCAAGGCAGCTCAGAAATCTGTTATGTGACTTAGGGCCGTCTTTCATCAAAGCTGGGCAG GTTCTTGCTAGCAGACCTGATATAATCAGAGAAGATTACATGAACGAACTATGCATTTTGCAAGATGACGTTCCACCGTTTCCTAACCAG GTTGCCTTCAAAATCATAGAAGAGGATCTAGGGCAGCCTCTTGAGGCCATATTCAGCAAGATTTCATCACAGACAATAGCGGCTGCAAGTTTGGGTCAAGTTTATCGGGCCACCCTTCGTGCCACAGGGGAAGACGTTGCTATTAAG GTACAAAGGCCTAACATAGAGCCCATAATTTACCGAGACCTTTTTCTCTTCCGCACTCTTGCGTCATTTTTAAATGGCATCAGTATTCAGAAACTAGGCTGCAATGCGGAGCTGATTGTCGATGAATTTGGTGAGAAGCTTTTGGAGGAGCTCGATTATACCTTG GAAGCTGGTAACATTGAAGAGTTTTTAGAGAACTTTAAAGATGATCCTACTGTCAAAATTCCTAAAGTTTACAAGCAGTATTCTGGATCACGCGTTCTAGTGATGGAATGGATTGATGGAATTCGATGCACTGATCCTCAG GCTGTTAGAGATTCAGGCATTGACATGGATGGATTTTTGACTGTTGGAGTTAGTGCTGCGCTGAGGCAGTTACTAGAGTTTGGGCTGTTCCACGGGGATCCTCATCCTGGAAATATATTTGCTATGCGTGATGGACGAATTGCATATGTGGATTTCGGAAATGTTGCTGTTCTGAGCCAG CAAAATAAACAGATTCTGATAGATGCTGTTGTCCATGCTGTGAATGAGGATTACGCTGAAATGGCAAACGATTTCACTAGGCTTGGTTTCCTGGCTAAGGGAACTGATGTGGCTCCTATTGTTCCTGCATTAGAAGCCATATGGCAGAATTCTCTTGGGAAAGGGGtatcggaatttaattttagaAGTGTCACCG GTAAATTCAATCAGCTTGTTTACAACTATCCAATCCGAATTCCAGAAAGGTTTTCACTTGTTATCCGATCTCTATTGACGCAAGAAGGCATCTGCTTATCTCTGAATCCGTATTTCAAATTTCTGGAG GTAGCTTACCCATATGTGGCAAAGCGTCTTCTTACAGATCCAAATCCTGCTCTTCGTGATCGTCTCATCCAG GTACTTTTCAAAGATGGGGTTTTTCAGTGGAAACGGCTGGAAAATTTGATTGTGCTGGCAAAGGAGAACGTTTCAAGAATGAGCAAAACTCCAGCATTGCAACTCAGAGACTC TCAAGGGAATGAACAAGCAGCCTCCAAGTTGGACCTTACAGATACAATCAAGGACGGAGCACGACTGTTCCTGAGTGATGAGGGTATTCGTAGACAACTAGTTCTTGCTATGACTGAAGACTCAAAGCTTCATATACAAGAG CTTTTAGATGTGTACCGATTGGTTGAGGATCAAGTAGATGCGCCTACTGTCGCTGTGGAAGTTGTTCGAG ACTTGCCAAATATGGCACGCGATGTTTTACTTTCTTGGAGCAATTCGGTTTTGTATGACTGA
- the LOC110800203 gene encoding uncharacterized protein isoform X1, protein MPRKANYGYGYDDEDDYEDYDEDYEYEEEDDGEVTAHEEKHGEEAVVNTEAVKPGLWCCSICTYDNHDSMTYCEICSVLRFPPSNSGSSTDKKTVGGTCKDSGVSQLAKSLFASVPCRTPKMAVASHPQNFFNVTGEGNRCHDIINVQQHYHVFSDGLSAPRSSRFTTIVPFKFDVPSPDDVVSLNTINKGSTGAPPGFSVKNKATTTPSSARQTDSSFAIKGRITPEDQSFTSTSKFPRNIDVAEGPSSSTRSDKSPTRDRKSKHSSVGGSSSLANGAESESLSSGLDHISLDSKPGSSKLVIPKKTLAQYKPEKWILPDKEDGTMTQLNLAIVGHVDSGKSTLSGRLLHLLGQISKRQMHKYEKESKQQGKGSFAYAWALDESAEERERGITMTVAVAYFDSKRYHVVVLDSPGHKDFVPNMISGATQADAAILVIDASVGAYETGMDNIGGQSREHAQLIRSFGVDQIIVAVNKMDVVGYSKERFELIKHQVGSFLRQCGFKESFISWVPVSAMENQNMVASASDLRLSSWYKGSDLLGTIDSLRPPKRDYEKPLLMPICDVIKTNSMAQISACGKLEAGALRNGCKVLVMPLGDTATVRSIECNSQPCAVARAGENVSVVLQGIDVAHVIGGGVLCHPDYPVRVASHLELKILVLDVKIPILIGSQLEFHIHHAKEAARVLKIVSLLDSKTGKETKKAPRCLVAKQSAVIEVALHSAICVEDFSSCKALGRVFLRSSGRTIAVGVVTQVMEDQK, encoded by the exons ATGCCTCGTAAAGCTAATTATGGATATGGTTATGACGACGAAGATGATTATGAAGATTACGACGAAGATTATGAGTATGAAGAGGAAGATGATGGCGAGGTTACTGCCCATGAAGAAAAGCATG GTGAAGAAGCTGTAGTAAATACGGAAGCAGTTAAGCCCGGGCTTTGGTGCTGTTCTATATGCACCTATGATAACCATGATAGTATGACCTATTGCGAGATATGTAGTGTTCTTCGTTTCCCCCCGTCTAACAGTGGCAGCAGTACTGATAAGAAAACAG TTGGTGGCACGTGCAAAGACTCTGGAGTATCCCAGTTGGCCAAGTCTCTCTTTGCATCAGTGCCATGTCGGACACCCAAAATGGCTGTAGCCTCTCATCCACAGAATTTTTTTAATGTGACTGGAGAAGGCAATAGATGCCATGATATTATAAACGTTCAACAACATTATCATGTGTTCTCTGATGGACTGAGTGCACCTCGTAGCTCCCGCTTCACAACTATAG TCCCATTCAAGTTCGATGTTCCTTCACCAGATGATGTCGTCTCCTTGAACACAATTAACAAAG GATCTACTGGTGCACCCCCAGGGTTTTCCGTGAAGAATAAAGCCACAACTACACCATCTAGTGCAAGACAGACTGATAGTTCCTTTGCAATTAAAGGAAGAATCACTCCAGAAGATCAGAGTTTTACCTCGACTTCAAAATtcccaaggaacattgatgtgGCTGAGGGCCCGTCAAGCTCTACAAGATCTGATAAATCTCCCACAAGGGatcgaaaatcaaaacacaGTAGCGTAGGTGGGAGCAGTTCTCTAGCAAATGGAGCAGAATCCGAGAGTCTTTCCAGTGGGCTGGATCATATATCCTTAGATAGTAAGCCTGGTTCCTCCAAACTTGTTATTCCTAAGAAAACCCTTGCACAGTACAAACCTGAGAAGTGGATCCTACCTGACAAAGAAGATGGCACAATGACTCAACTAAATCTTGCTATT GTTGGCCATGTCGATTCCGGAAAGTCAACTTTATCAGGAAGACTCTTACACCTTTTGGGACAAATATCAAAGAGGCAGATGCATAAGTACGAGAAAGAATCCAAGCAACAG GGAAAAGGTTCCTTTGCATATGCCTGGGCTCTGGATGAAAGTGCTGAAGAAAGAGAACGGGGAATAACCATGACAGTTGCTGTTGCATATTTTGACTCTAAAAGATATCATGTGGTTGTGCTAGACTCACCTGGACATAAAGATTTTGTCCCTAATATGATATCTGGCGCAACTCAAGCGGACGCTGCAATTCTTGTTATAGATGCATCAGTTGGTGCATATGAAACAGGCATGGATAATATTGGTGGACAGTCACGAGAGCATGCACAACTTATCAGAAGTTTTGGTGTCGATCAGATTATTGTTGCTGTTAACAAAATGGATGTTGTGGGTTACTCCAAGGAACGGTTTGAATTGATCAAACATCAAGTTGGATCATTTCTTCGTCAGTGCGGTTTCAAGGAATCTTTCATCTCATGGGTTCCTGTGAGTGCTATGGAAAATCAGAATATGGTGGCTTCTGCTTCTGATTTACGGCTAAGTTCCTG GTACAAGGGATCTGATCTTTTGGGTACAATAGATTCACTCCGTCCTCCTAAGAGAGACTATGAAAAACCTCTGCTCATGCCCATATGTGATGTTATCAAGACAAATTCAATGGCTCAGATTTCAGCATGTGGTAAGCTGGAGGCGGGAGCTCTTCGAAATGGGTGCAAG GTGTTAGTTATGCCCTTGGGAGATACAGCAACGGTACGCTCTATTGAGTGCAACTCCCAACCTTGTGCTGTCGCAAGAGCTGGAGAGAATGTTTCTGTTGTTCTACAGGGCATTGATGTTGCTCATGTGATAGGAGGTGGGGTGTTGTGTCATCCAGATTATCCTGTTAGGGTTGCATCTCACTTGGAGTTGAAGATTCTTGTTTTGGATGTGAAAATCCCTATATTGATTGGTTCTCAG TTGGAATTCCATATCCACCATGCAAAGGAAGCAGCTCGAGTTTTAAAAATAGTATCGTTGCTTGATTCCAAAACTGGCAAGGAGACAAAGAAGGCACCTCGTTGTCTTGTAGCAAAGCAGAGTGCTGTAATAGAG GTAGCTTTACACAGCGCTATTTGTGTCGAGGATTTCTCCAGTTGTAAAGCTCTTGGACGGGTTTTCCTGCGTTCATCAGGAAGAACTATAGCAGTAGGGGTAGTGACACAAGTGATGGAGGATCAAAAGTAG
- the LOC110800203 gene encoding uncharacterized protein isoform X2 translates to MPRKANYGYGYDDEDDYEDYDEDYEYEEEDDGEVTAHEEKHGEEAVVNTEAVKPGLWCCSICTYDNHDSMTYCEICSVLRFPPSNSGSSTDKKTVPFKFDVPSPDDVVSLNTINKGSTGAPPGFSVKNKATTTPSSARQTDSSFAIKGRITPEDQSFTSTSKFPRNIDVAEGPSSSTRSDKSPTRDRKSKHSSVGGSSSLANGAESESLSSGLDHISLDSKPGSSKLVIPKKTLAQYKPEKWILPDKEDGTMTQLNLAIVGHVDSGKSTLSGRLLHLLGQISKRQMHKYEKESKQQGKGSFAYAWALDESAEERERGITMTVAVAYFDSKRYHVVVLDSPGHKDFVPNMISGATQADAAILVIDASVGAYETGMDNIGGQSREHAQLIRSFGVDQIIVAVNKMDVVGYSKERFELIKHQVGSFLRQCGFKESFISWVPVSAMENQNMVASASDLRLSSWYKGSDLLGTIDSLRPPKRDYEKPLLMPICDVIKTNSMAQISACGKLEAGALRNGCKVLVMPLGDTATVRSIECNSQPCAVARAGENVSVVLQGIDVAHVIGGGVLCHPDYPVRVASHLELKILVLDVKIPILIGSQLEFHIHHAKEAARVLKIVSLLDSKTGKETKKAPRCLVAKQSAVIEVALHSAICVEDFSSCKALGRVFLRSSGRTIAVGVVTQVMEDQK, encoded by the exons ATGCCTCGTAAAGCTAATTATGGATATGGTTATGACGACGAAGATGATTATGAAGATTACGACGAAGATTATGAGTATGAAGAGGAAGATGATGGCGAGGTTACTGCCCATGAAGAAAAGCATG GTGAAGAAGCTGTAGTAAATACGGAAGCAGTTAAGCCCGGGCTTTGGTGCTGTTCTATATGCACCTATGATAACCATGATAGTATGACCTATTGCGAGATATGTAGTGTTCTTCGTTTCCCCCCGTCTAACAGTGGCAGCAGTACTGATAAGAAAACAG TCCCATTCAAGTTCGATGTTCCTTCACCAGATGATGTCGTCTCCTTGAACACAATTAACAAAG GATCTACTGGTGCACCCCCAGGGTTTTCCGTGAAGAATAAAGCCACAACTACACCATCTAGTGCAAGACAGACTGATAGTTCCTTTGCAATTAAAGGAAGAATCACTCCAGAAGATCAGAGTTTTACCTCGACTTCAAAATtcccaaggaacattgatgtgGCTGAGGGCCCGTCAAGCTCTACAAGATCTGATAAATCTCCCACAAGGGatcgaaaatcaaaacacaGTAGCGTAGGTGGGAGCAGTTCTCTAGCAAATGGAGCAGAATCCGAGAGTCTTTCCAGTGGGCTGGATCATATATCCTTAGATAGTAAGCCTGGTTCCTCCAAACTTGTTATTCCTAAGAAAACCCTTGCACAGTACAAACCTGAGAAGTGGATCCTACCTGACAAAGAAGATGGCACAATGACTCAACTAAATCTTGCTATT GTTGGCCATGTCGATTCCGGAAAGTCAACTTTATCAGGAAGACTCTTACACCTTTTGGGACAAATATCAAAGAGGCAGATGCATAAGTACGAGAAAGAATCCAAGCAACAG GGAAAAGGTTCCTTTGCATATGCCTGGGCTCTGGATGAAAGTGCTGAAGAAAGAGAACGGGGAATAACCATGACAGTTGCTGTTGCATATTTTGACTCTAAAAGATATCATGTGGTTGTGCTAGACTCACCTGGACATAAAGATTTTGTCCCTAATATGATATCTGGCGCAACTCAAGCGGACGCTGCAATTCTTGTTATAGATGCATCAGTTGGTGCATATGAAACAGGCATGGATAATATTGGTGGACAGTCACGAGAGCATGCACAACTTATCAGAAGTTTTGGTGTCGATCAGATTATTGTTGCTGTTAACAAAATGGATGTTGTGGGTTACTCCAAGGAACGGTTTGAATTGATCAAACATCAAGTTGGATCATTTCTTCGTCAGTGCGGTTTCAAGGAATCTTTCATCTCATGGGTTCCTGTGAGTGCTATGGAAAATCAGAATATGGTGGCTTCTGCTTCTGATTTACGGCTAAGTTCCTG GTACAAGGGATCTGATCTTTTGGGTACAATAGATTCACTCCGTCCTCCTAAGAGAGACTATGAAAAACCTCTGCTCATGCCCATATGTGATGTTATCAAGACAAATTCAATGGCTCAGATTTCAGCATGTGGTAAGCTGGAGGCGGGAGCTCTTCGAAATGGGTGCAAG GTGTTAGTTATGCCCTTGGGAGATACAGCAACGGTACGCTCTATTGAGTGCAACTCCCAACCTTGTGCTGTCGCAAGAGCTGGAGAGAATGTTTCTGTTGTTCTACAGGGCATTGATGTTGCTCATGTGATAGGAGGTGGGGTGTTGTGTCATCCAGATTATCCTGTTAGGGTTGCATCTCACTTGGAGTTGAAGATTCTTGTTTTGGATGTGAAAATCCCTATATTGATTGGTTCTCAG TTGGAATTCCATATCCACCATGCAAAGGAAGCAGCTCGAGTTTTAAAAATAGTATCGTTGCTTGATTCCAAAACTGGCAAGGAGACAAAGAAGGCACCTCGTTGTCTTGTAGCAAAGCAGAGTGCTGTAATAGAG GTAGCTTTACACAGCGCTATTTGTGTCGAGGATTTCTCCAGTTGTAAAGCTCTTGGACGGGTTTTCCTGCGTTCATCAGGAAGAACTATAGCAGTAGGGGTAGTGACACAAGTGATGGAGGATCAAAAGTAG